The genomic window ATTGAAATTGAGCGGGCCGCGAATCGGGTCAAGATCAGTATTCATACTGCAAAACCAGGTATCGTTATTGGACGGGGCGGAGCCGAGGTTGAGAACCTGCGGAAAGAACTGGAGCAGATGACGGGAAAGCAGGTCAGCGTGAATATTGCTGAAATCAAAAAGCCGGAACTGGATGCCCAGCTGGTGGCTGAGAATATCGCGGCGCAGTTGGAAAAACGCGTTTCCTTCCGCCGGGCCATGAAGCAGGCGGTTTCTCGTTCGATGCGCCTTGGTGCGCAGGGTGTTAAAGTGGCCTGTGCCGGCCGCCTGGCCGGAGCCGAGATCGCCCGGACGGAGTGGTACAGCGAAGGTAAAGTTCCCCTTCATACTCTGCGGGCAGATGTTGACTACGGCTTTGCTGAAGCTAAAACAACCTACGGTAAAATTGGGGTTAAGGTATGGCTCTACAAGGGAGAAGTACTTCCCGAAATCAAAGCCAAGCCGGCTGTGGGACAGAGGGAAGGAGGAGAGTAATCAATGCTGATTCCAAAGAGGGTAAAGTACCGTAAACAACACCGGGGACGCATGACTGGTAAAGCCACGAGGGGAAACCAGGTTTCCTACGGTGAATTTGGTCTCCAGGCGTTGGAGCCGTGCTGGATCACCAGTCGTCAGATCGAGGCGGCCCGGATCGCCATGACCCGTTACATCAAGCGGGGAGGAAAAGTGTGGATCAAGATTTTTCCAGATAAACCAGTTACCGCCAAACCGGCTGAGACCCGGATGGGTAGTGGTAAAGGGGCGCCCGAGTACTGGGTAGCCGTGGTGAAACCCGGGCGAGTGATGTTTGAACTATCAGGTGTGTCTGAGGAAGTTGCTCGTGAGG from Bacillota bacterium includes these protein-coding regions:
- the rpsC gene encoding 30S ribosomal protein S3, translated to MGQKVHPKGLRIGIIKDWDSKWYADKNYQELLHEDIKIRRYIKQKLYAAGVSLIEIERAANRVKISIHTAKPGIVIGRGGAEVENLRKELEQMTGKQVSVNIAEIKKPELDAQLVAENIAAQLEKRVSFRRAMKQAVSRSMRLGAQGVKVACAGRLAGAEIARTEWYSEGKVPLHTLRADVDYGFAEAKTTYGKIGVKVWLYKGEVLPEIKAKPAVGQREGGE
- the rplP gene encoding 50S ribosomal protein L16, producing MLIPKRVKYRKQHRGRMTGKATRGNQVSYGEFGLQALEPCWITSRQIEAARIAMTRYIKRGGKVWIKIFPDKPVTAKPAETRMGSGKGAPEYWVAVVKPGRVMFELSGVSEEVAREALRLASHKLPVKCKVVKREEVGGDANES